The following proteins come from a genomic window of Paenibacillus swuensis:
- a CDS encoding N-acetylmuramoyl-L-alanine amidase has product MMRKIAGITLIVSCMVWNSVGVSPAVAQSGLTYTAEVHASSLNIRSEPSLRSSVKGSVKKGGVVTVTEEQHGWLKIRAGEVSGWVAGYYLSKSSGTEEASAYASGSSSGKGGVTSVAAASAQEDDAHSQAGASDLSSGAGRSGSSASDSLGSSGSSGSSAGNFAKSSSQATVIADVLRVRGGPGTHFKVQGALKEGDGVAIIQRQNDWLQIRTTGGETGWVAAQYVRSNGTAGSAGKAASSSKGLRGKVIVIDAGHGGNDPGMVGSTYETKERELNLNTAEYVRDELRAMGARVVMTRTSNEDKPGLSERVRISDEADADAFVSIHYNSSPKKVSGTLTFYYSESGDLRLAHAIESRLSDGIGLKSNGVSFGNYHILRGNETPSVLVELGFLSNPKDERIVRETSYQRKAAEAVAKGLRDYFS; this is encoded by the coding sequence ATGATGAGAAAAATAGCAGGCATTACTCTAATCGTTAGCTGTATGGTTTGGAATTCAGTGGGCGTGTCTCCCGCTGTGGCGCAGAGCGGGTTGACGTACACCGCGGAGGTTCATGCCTCCTCCCTGAATATTCGCAGCGAGCCGTCCCTTCGCTCTTCCGTGAAGGGCTCTGTGAAGAAAGGCGGCGTTGTGACCGTCACCGAGGAGCAGCATGGTTGGCTTAAAATTCGAGCGGGCGAGGTGAGCGGTTGGGTGGCGGGCTACTATTTATCCAAAAGTTCCGGGACCGAAGAAGCATCCGCGTATGCTTCTGGCTCAAGTTCGGGTAAAGGCGGAGTGACGAGCGTCGCCGCCGCTTCTGCGCAGGAGGACGATGCTCACAGCCAAGCCGGAGCCTCTGATTTGTCCTCTGGTGCTGGCAGATCCGGCTCGTCCGCCTCTGACTCACTTGGTTCGTCTGGCTCATCTGGTTCCTCTGCCGGAAATTTCGCCAAATCCTCGTCGCAAGCTACCGTGATCGCTGATGTGTTGCGTGTCCGCGGAGGCCCTGGGACCCACTTCAAGGTACAAGGCGCCTTGAAAGAAGGTGACGGTGTCGCAATTATCCAACGTCAGAACGACTGGTTGCAGATTCGCACCACCGGCGGTGAGACCGGTTGGGTGGCCGCGCAGTATGTGCGAAGCAACGGTACGGCGGGATCTGCCGGGAAAGCCGCTTCCAGCTCCAAAGGACTGCGGGGCAAAGTCATCGTAATCGATGCCGGACATGGAGGAAACGACCCGGGCATGGTCGGCTCCACCTACGAGACGAAGGAACGCGAGCTGAACCTGAACACGGCGGAGTATGTGCGGGACGAGCTTCGCGCGATGGGCGCTCGGGTGGTGATGACGCGTACATCCAATGAGGACAAGCCCGGGCTCTCCGAGCGAGTACGGATAAGCGATGAGGCGGATGCCGACGCGTTTGTCAGTATCCACTACAACTCGTCGCCCAAGAAAGTGTCCGGCACGCTGACATTCTACTATTCCGAGTCCGGTGACCTGCGCTTGGCGCATGCGATAGAGAGCCGATTAAGTGACGGAATCGGTCTGAAGAGCAATGGGGTGTCCTTCGGAAACTACCATATCCTTCGCGGCAATGAAACACCGTCCGTGTTGGTGGAGCTGGGTTTCTTGTCGAATCCGAAAGATGAGCGCATTGTGCGCGAAACCTCCTACCAGCGCAAAGCCGCGGAGGCTGTTGCCAAGGGCTTAAGGGATTATTTTTCTTGA
- a CDS encoding ABC transporter substrate-binding protein gives MKGLVRAFALIFIVAFGLMYLTSYLNSEQGYSGGNTLTIYNWGDYVDPELLEKFEEETGTKVIYQTFDSNEAMMTKIEQGGTTYDISVPSEYAIAKMKQEGLLLPIDSSKLSNLKHIDPRYMDLPFDPGNQYSIPYFWGTVGIVYNSELLGGKKLTSWADLWDPSLKNQILLADGAREVMGMGLNSLGYSLNDTEEAHLQEAKRHLGELTPNIKAIVGDEIKMLLAGEEAAVGLVWSGDASEIMGENEKLDYVVPTEGSNLWFDNMVIPKTARNIEGAHAFINFMLDPENAAQNAEYVGYSTPNASALKLLPEEISGDERFYPGPELTEKLEVYENLGKRMLAHYNELFLEFKMHSK, from the coding sequence ATGAAGGGATTAGTGCGGGCCTTTGCGTTGATTTTCATCGTGGCGTTCGGGCTGATGTATCTGACTTCTTATTTGAACTCCGAGCAGGGGTACTCCGGGGGCAATACGCTGACGATTTACAATTGGGGCGACTATGTGGATCCCGAGTTGTTGGAGAAGTTTGAAGAGGAAACGGGTACAAAAGTTATATATCAAACGTTCGATAGCAATGAAGCGATGATGACGAAGATTGAGCAAGGCGGGACCACCTATGATATCAGCGTGCCGTCGGAGTATGCGATCGCGAAGATGAAGCAGGAAGGGCTGTTGCTGCCCATTGACTCATCGAAGCTGTCGAATCTGAAGCATATCGATCCGCGCTATATGGATTTGCCGTTTGACCCTGGGAATCAGTATTCGATACCGTATTTCTGGGGAACGGTGGGGATTGTGTACAATTCGGAGCTGTTAGGGGGCAAAAAACTGACAAGCTGGGCCGACCTCTGGGATCCGTCCTTGAAGAACCAGATCTTGCTTGCGGACGGCGCGCGGGAAGTGATGGGCATGGGACTGAACTCGCTGGGGTATTCGTTGAACGATACCGAGGAGGCGCACCTGCAGGAGGCGAAGCGCCATCTGGGGGAGCTGACCCCGAACATCAAGGCGATTGTCGGCGATGAGATCAAAATGCTGCTCGCCGGCGAAGAAGCGGCCGTCGGCCTGGTCTGGTCCGGCGACGCCTCGGAGATTATGGGGGAGAACGAGAAGCTGGATTATGTGGTGCCGACGGAGGGATCGAACCTATGGTTTGATAACATGGTGATTCCGAAGACGGCCCGCAACATCGAGGGCGCGCATGCGTTTATCAACTTCATGCTGGACCCTGAGAATGCCGCGCAGAACGCGGAGTATGTCGGCTACTCGACGCCGAACGCTTCAGCGCTCAAGCTGTTGCCGGAGGAGATATCCGGCGATGAGCGCTTCTACCCGGGACCTGAGCTGACGGAGAAGCTTGAGGTCTACGAGAATTTGGGCAAGCGCATGCTGGCCCATTACAACGAGTTGTTCCTCGAGTTTAAAATGCATAGCAAGTAG
- a CDS encoding ABC transporter permease, whose translation MGRNRFSNIYLMLVFLILYAPILYLVYYSFNSGGNMHEFEGFTLDWYKEVFADTRLLIIVLNTLVVALLSAAISTILGVLGALAIQQVRRRQPKNVLLTLNNVLIVSPDVIVGASFLILFTIIGIKLGFVSVLLSHIAFSVPIVVIMVLPKLEEMSTNLVDAALDLGASRLDVLTKVVLPYIKSGIFAGFFMALTYSLDDFAVTFFVTGNGFSTLSVEIYSRARQGVSLTINALSTLLFLFTALLVFGYYFLNRRKALAVGMEVKQ comes from the coding sequence ATGGGACGCAACCGTTTCTCCAACATCTATCTGATGCTGGTGTTCCTGATTTTGTACGCGCCGATCCTCTACCTCGTTTACTATTCGTTTAACAGCGGCGGGAACATGCATGAGTTTGAAGGGTTTACACTCGACTGGTACAAGGAAGTGTTCGCGGACACGCGGCTGCTGATCATTGTGTTGAACACGCTGGTTGTGGCGCTGTTGTCGGCGGCGATTTCTACCATATTGGGCGTGCTGGGGGCATTGGCCATCCAACAAGTACGGCGACGCCAGCCGAAGAATGTGTTGCTCACACTCAACAACGTGCTGATCGTTTCACCGGATGTGATCGTGGGTGCTTCCTTCTTAATCCTGTTTACCATTATTGGCATTAAATTGGGCTTTGTGTCCGTACTGTTGTCGCATATCGCGTTCAGTGTGCCGATTGTCGTCATTATGGTGTTGCCGAAACTCGAGGAGATGAGCACGAATCTTGTGGATGCGGCGTTGGATCTGGGCGCTTCCCGGCTGGATGTGCTGACGAAAGTGGTGCTGCCTTATATTAAATCGGGGATTTTTGCCGGATTCTTTATGGCGTTAACTTATTCGTTGGACGATTTCGCGGTCACGTTCTTTGTCACGGGGAACGGCTTCTCCACGCTGTCTGTGGAAATTTACTCGCGCGCGCGGCAAGGAGTTTCATTAACCATCAACGCTTTGTCTACGCTGTTATTCCTGTTCACGGCGCTGCTCGTGTTCGGGTACTACTTCCTAAACCGCCGCAAAGCGCTGGCGGTAGGAATGGAGGTTAAACAATGA